From a single Lytechinus pictus isolate F3 Inbred unplaced genomic scaffold, Lp3.0 scaffold_19, whole genome shotgun sequence genomic region:
- the LOC129260782 gene encoding LOW QUALITY PROTEIN: gem-associated protein 5-like (The sequence of the model RefSeq protein was modified relative to this genomic sequence to represent the inferred CDS: deleted 1 base in 1 codon) yields the protein MAFEILPPSPNWYLTSASSCSEDGIFAFATKSSVLLLDVTVSPPTFAGSLSGHAERVTSVAFCRTVTDGDARLCASAGDDGIIKIWDTKNKSVLSEKKCQENKITALDWSRANPDIVVAGDEKGCLIYWDIKSSKKDDAKLLRPEKGCIYSLTCSPHDGKIVALGYRDGKILIVDALSKKNQVLQHLRGHNDEIQSIAWAPFLGEDAFLKNKSDDEDSDKHTEPGCLLISGSRDKTIRVWSTSQGRLLKVMNLPPRGGGGQRPRDRGDEGGMKSRVWVSLYWPQDKPSQLVSSSYGGDVIVWDLSKPSQPKWEILGGPGDSTHQRSVFNISGRQGDIDRVITTSMDRQVICWNLLTLQSEWSLPTFGGFVYCIVPSPLDPARLAVGVGDNMIRVWNTGARGKVYDVITLWQGIKSKVTVVSWHPTRENSLAYGTDDGRVGIFNVSVPNKPPQQFWTYHKKTIYSLCWGPPCPKAGGSHSQSHHIYSCGGEGLVYQHNPTKLEQESVNINTLIKQTNNYKHLLPQRSDVTWRSDGKAVAIGNEDGSIEVFASPDLHHLCTIHVQGKIINCLRWYPYYEETSQSESGKFKTNQSELKEALPDNQQEATGQTASKENHKEFEDLDDCDPRTDLTMNGTENLSKQTGDNFSHETGVVLSEKTCQSQDSSETSSEKTGIPQDSIQSSSKETDVPQDFSESSSEKTDIDGQSERRYWLASGSNDHEVEIYDLLSVLGKEGKPLTVPITSSYRTLTGHTGRVTNMTWSPHGDGRLVSTSYDNSAQVWDVLKGEPIANFRGHMGRVFSCAWSCFDPDLIMTGGEDFCLMKWNVSKVNHTKPPKCSRKPFKRAGKKGKKPQQNKNNQEGNFSNDIVLATGLLEATDKQSKVDGPVLNTELNDGTLPANQTEGDAMSRGGGEVEDAKQLLERKKQELLAQVEEIDGRIEREKEEQCEDDHATAPVSESNEQEGLVREQSDALSAILDRLAPKEEEIERDQDKGAFKDMTVPGSKKGRHKRFKSLFPSNAGQDNRGKAFLQQDCVQLANLKQGSSNNEISDQPPLHIGLFVDRKMAVKMLNDEVCQHGENGSYDQKYQLHLWKGNILQPLREAINKGQLTDWLVAMAPLAGHDVWLQTCDAYAKQLESQDQIHRAVSFYLISHQVYKAIAILKKNSMFRDAITLAQVRLLPSDPVLHDLYLTWANQLESSNSYEPAARCYLALNQPLNAIKLLARKGDVTALGTALHVAILSGCTEEGLVVSIATRFLNLSLLTGQWKQALDIFSLDKKYQTYASLVMIYELLVCCLTHEGYLTSDHDISHTDTYTKSVPDIQWKKPSDNSCMWSVPTLDGALSVKTMLARAGLSCDQSHDLQCLRDETSYDLAHDINKVLRCTAQKILEVLSSSDEMVMMGHVAEALELCHTSCHPAVAIGVLQLTMFQDEEFVMMSNDQQNMNPKLLNLRAQFRITQLYHLRTRMKASGSHGPPGLDKGKELQDDGIFKGLPGKQDGQSGDDVIKEQETDDDSLVLNPRTEGYLFQSGVLRDSSWTMSSSCLVESQDDCLSLTSRSFYAANQGLTQEQLADIILSRISGIQVPALLCESSKIEQERSMNGIDHGSSCPVDVTESPTLIGTLPTLTIKPTSEAGTATERASCKALPSDIRSEKSVGPQAAEQINHEAIEGTEKKGQHYWTGGQQPCLPDEDAPLISSMRSILIKEQPSVLTILYSKLLQTIHAKKQSSEAMEQSII from the exons AATAAAATCACAGCACTGGATTGGTCAAGGGCTAATCCTGACATTGTAGTAGCAGGAGATGAGAAAGGATGTCTTATCTATTGGGACATCAAATCTTCAAAGAAAGATGATGCAAAGCTGCTGAGACCAGAGAAAGGTTGTATTTACAGTCTGACTTGCAGCCCACATGATGGCAAGATTGTTGCGCTTGG GTATAGGGATGGAAAGATTCTTATTGTTGATGCACTTTCCAAGAAGAACCAAGTTCTTCAGCATCTAAGAGGTCATAACGATGAGATTCAATCCATAGCATGGGCTCCATTCCTTGGAGAGGATGCATTCCTGAAGAATAAATCAGATGATGAAGACTCTGACAAACATACAGAACCAGGGTGCCTCCTAATATCAG GGAGTAGAGACAAGACCATTCGTGTATGGAGCACCAGTCAGGGTAGACTTCTCAAGGTCATGAACCTTCCCCCTCGAGGAGGAGGAGGTCAACGACCCAGAGATCGAGGAGATGAAGGTGGGATGAAATCAAGGGTTTGGGTGTCATTATATTGGCCTCAAGATAAGCCATCCCAACTCGTATCAAGCTCATATGG TGGTGATGTGATTGTATGGGACCTGAGTAAACCAAGCCAGCCTAAATGGGAGATACTTGGGGGACCAGGAGATTCTACTCATCAGCGATCGGTCTTTAACATCTCTGGTAGACAAGGTGACATTGACAGGGTTATTACTACATCTATGGACAGACAG GTGATTTGCTGGAACCTGTTGACCCTTCAGTCTGAGTGGAGTCTTCCAACGTTTGGTGGATTTGTCTATTGTATAGTACCCTCACCCCTAGACCCTGCTAGACTTGCTGTAGGTGTAGGGGATAACATGATACGGGTCTGGAATACAGGAGCTAGAGGCAAGGTGTATGATGTCATCACATTGTGGCAGGGTAtcaagtcaaaggtcacagtG GTATCCTGGCATCCTACCAGGGAGAACTCACTAGCCTATGGTACAGATGATGGAAGAGTTGGTATCTTCAATGTCTCCGTTCCCAA CAAACCACCTCAGCAGTTCTGGACTTATCACAAAAAGACAATCTACTCATTATGCTGGGGACCTCCATGTCCCAAAGCAG GTGGCAGTCATTCTCAGTCCCACCATATATACAGCTGTGGAGGTGAAGGGTTAGTTTATCAACATAACCCTACCAAACTAGAACAGGAAAGTGTCAACATCAATACCCTCATCAAGCAGACAAACAATTACAAG CATCTTCTGCCTCAGAGGTCTGATGTTACTTGGAGATCAGATGGAAAAGCTGTTGCCATTGGAAATGAGGATGG GTCAATTGAAGTATTTGCTTCTCCAGACCTCCATCACCTCTGCACAATTCATGTCCAGGGTAAAATCATTAACTGTCTCAGATGGTATCCTTACTATGAAGAAACCAGCCAATCAGAGTCTGGGAAATTCAAAACTAACCAATCAGAACTGAAGGAAGCTTTACCTGACAATCAACAAGAAGCAACAGGGCAAACAGCATCCAAGGAAAATCACAAAGAATTTGAAGATCTGGATGATTGTGACCCAAGAACAGATCTTACTATGAATGGGACTGAGAATTTGTCTAAGCAGACTGGTGATAATTTCTCCCATGAGACTGGTGTAGTTTTATCTGAGAAAACTTGTCAATCTCAGGACTCTAGCGAGACCTCATCAGAAAAGACTGGTATACCCCAGGATTCTATTCAAAGCTCATCTAAGGAGACTGATGTACCTCAGGATTTCAGTGAGAGTTCGTCTGAGAAGACCGATATCGATGGTCAGTCAGAGAGGAGGTATTGGCTTGCATCAGGGTCTAATGATCATGAAGTCGAGATTTATGATTTGTTGAGTGTTCTTG GTAAAGAAGGAAAGCCTTTGACTGTACCAATAACGTCCAGCTATCGCACACTGACCGGTCATACAGGAAGGGTCACTAATATGACCTGGAGCCCACATGGTGATGGTCGACTTGTCTCTACGTCTTACGACAACTCAGCTCAG GTTTGGGACGTCTTGAAAGGAGAACCGATAGCAAACTTCCGAGGTCACATGGGTCGTGTATTCTCCTGCGCTTGGTCTTGTTTTGACCCAGACCTCATCATGACGGGAGGGGAAGATTTCTGTCTCATGAAATGGAACGTGTCAAAGGTCAATCATACCAAACCTCCAAAAT GCAGCAGGAAGCCTTTCAAAAGAGctggaaagaaaggaaagaaaccacaacaaaacaagAATAATCAAGAAGGGAATTTTAGTAATGATATTGTCTTGGCAACAGGATTATTAGAAGCCACTGATAAACAAAGCAAG GTTGATGGGCCAGTATTAAACACAGAGTTGAATGATGGAACTCTACCAGCCAATCAAACTGAAGGGGATGCCATGtcaagaggaggaggagaagttgAGGATGCTAAACAGTTACTGGAGAGGAAGAAACAAGAGCTATTAGCTCAGGTTGAGGAGATTGATGGAAGgattgaaagagaaaaggaagaacaaTGTGAAGACGACCATGCTACTGCTCCTGTTTCTGAG TCAAATGAACAAGAAGGCTTAGTTAGAGAACAAAGTGATGCTCTGTCGGCCATCTTAGATCGATTAGCTcccaaagaagaagaaatagaaagagatCAAGACAAAGGTGCATTCAAAGACATGACTGTACCTGGATCAAAGAAag GGAGACACAAGAGATTCAAATCTTTGTTTCCATCCAACGCTGGTCAGGATAACAGAGGGAAAGCATTCCTTCAACAAGATTGTGTTCAATTAGCCAATCTCAAACAAG GGTCAAGCAataatgagatttcagaccaaccTCCCCTCCATATTGGTTTGTTCGTTGATCGGAAGATGGCAGTTAAGATGCTTAATGATGAAG TATGTCAGCATGGTGAGAATGGTAGTTATGATCAGAAATATCAGCTTCATCTATGGAAAGGTAACATTCTTCAACCACTTAGGGAGGCTATCAATAAAGGACAGCTCACTGATTGGTTGGTAGCTATGGCTCCCCTAG CTGGACATGATGTATGGCTACAGACCTGTGATGCCTACGCTAAACAGTTAGAATCTCAAGATCAGATTCATCGGGCTGTCTCCTTCTATCTTATCAGTCATCAGGTCTACAAGGCGATTGCTATCCTTAAAAAGAACTCAATGTTcag GGATGCTATCACTCTTGCCCAAGTCAGGTTATTGCCCTCTGACCCAGTTCTTCATGACCTTTACTTGACCTGGGCTAACCAGCTTGAAAGTAGCAACAGCTATGAACCGGCAGCTAGATG cTACCTGGCCCTGAACCAGCCTTTAAATGCTATTAAGTTACTAGCCAGGAAGGGAGATGTGACAGCTCTTGGAACAGCCCTTCATGTCGCCATCTTGTCTGGCTGTACAGAGGAAGGACTAGTAGTATCCATAGCAACTAGATTCCTTAACCTCAGTCTATTGACTGGTCAATGGAAGCAGGCTCTTGATATCTTCTCACTTGACAAGAAATATCAG ACGTATGCATCACTTGTTATGATCTATGAGCTTCTGGTTTGCTGTTTGACTCATGAAGGATACCTGACATCGGATCATGATATCAGCCATACAGACACCTATACCAAGAGTGTTCCTGATATTCAATGGAAAA AGCCTAGTGACAATAGTTGTATGTGGTCAGTTCCCACATTAGATGGGGCTCTGTCAGTGAAAACAATGCTTGCTAGAGCAGGATTGTCATGTGATCAGTCACATGATCTACAGTGCCTGAGGGATGAGACATCATATGACTTGGCTCATGATATCAACAAG gTATTGAGATGCACTGCACAGAAGATATTGGAGGTTCTTAGTTCATCTGatgagatggtgatgatgggtCATGTTGCAGAAGCCTTGGAGCTATGTCATACATCATGTCATCCAGCAGTAGCAATAGGTGTCCTGCAGCTTACCATGTTTCAAG atgAGGAGTTTGTGATGATGTCAAATGACCAACAAAATATGAACCCAAAACTACTCAACCTCAGAGCACAATTCAGAATCACTCAACTTTATCACTTGAGGACAAGAATGAAAGCTTCAGGATCACATGGACCACCAGGATTGGACAAAGGTAAAGAATTACAGGatgatggcattttcaagggTTTGCCTGGAAAACAAGATGGACAATCAGGTGATGATGTCATCAAGGAACAAGAGACAGATGATGATAGCTTGGTGTTGAATCCCAGAACTGAAGGATATCTTTTCCAGAGTGGCGTCCTCAGGGATTCATCATGGACAATGTCTTCATCGTGCCTTGTAGAATCACAAGATGATTGTCTCTCATTGACATCACGATCATTTTATGCTGCTAACCAGGGTCTGACACAAGAACAGTTAGCTGATATTATTCTTAGCAGGATTAGTGGAATACAAGTCCCAGCCTTGCTATGTGAGAGTTCGAAAATAGAACAGGAAAGGAGTATGAATGGTATTGATCATGGAAGCAGTTGTCCTGTTGATGTTACAGAAAGCCCAACACTTATTGGTACCTTGCCGACCTTGACCATCAAACCAACCTCGGAAGCAGGTACTGCTACAGAGAGAGCATCTTGTAAAGCCCTGCCATCTGATATCAGAAGTGAGAAATCGGTTGGTCCTCAAGCAGCTGAACAAATAAACCATGAAGCAATTGAAGGAACAGAAAAGAAGGGACAGCATTACTGGACTGGTGGCCAGCAGCCATGTCTCCCTGATGAGGATGCTCCTTTGATAAGTTCCATGAGAAGTATCCTGATAAAAGAACAACCTTCTGTCCTCACTATTCTATATTCAAAGCTCCTCCAGACT ATTCATGCAAAGAAACAAAGCAGTGAGGCCATGGAACAGAGTATTATctga